The sequence below is a genomic window from Lycium ferocissimum isolate CSIRO_LF1 chromosome 9, AGI_CSIRO_Lferr_CH_V1, whole genome shotgun sequence.
CCCGTCTATTTTAGAATGAGTTTGCTCATTACTACATTGCTGCTGCTTCGCCTTGACTAATTTCTGAAACTCGAGCTTCTTAGAATGATAAGCCTGGGAAGCTTCTTCAGCAGTGTCAAAAGTTCCCAAcgaaattttctttttagtgaTGGGGTTTGTAATCCGAGACCTATATTTCCCTGCTATCTTGCTCTTATGAGCCCCAATAATATGTGCTTTTGTTTTGTGAGAATCGATTCTATTATCTCGCCCACTTCCACTAGCAGTATCTAAGGTTTGATGATTAGCCATGTTGGAAAAGGATGCCGCAACAGGTGATGATTCAGGCTGCTGAATCTGATCAAGATTCTCCTTTTGTTTATTGTCCTTATTACCCTGCTGGCTTAGTTTTTCAAACTCAGACTTCTTGGAGAAATAAGCTTGTGAAGCCTCTTCAATAGTGTCAAAAGTGCCCAACCATACTTCTTTATGCTTAATTCGGTCTGTAATCACTGCTCCATATCTCCCGCTCTTCAGCTTTCGGATTCCAATTAAGCTTCTCTTGGCTTTAGGATCGCAACTTGTAGTAGTATTACACATATCAGATGATTTTGTGCCATGTACATTAGTCATTAAACATGAGGTTTCTTGAGAAGATCCGGGTTCTTTCCCTTGAGAATCggttcttttctttcttctaccCCAACTAGCAGTATTTAAGATTTCCACAACAGACGGTAATTCAGGCTGCTGAATTTGATCACAAGTCTTCTTCAGTTGTTTCTCCTTATTTCCCTGGCTTAATTTCTCAAACTCAGACTTTTTGGAGAAATAAGCTTGTGAAGCCTCTTCAACAGTGTCAAAAGTGCCCAACCATACTTCCTTATGCTTAATTCGATCTGTAATCCGTGCTGCGTATCTCCCGTTCTTTTGCCTTTGGATTCCAATTAAGCTTCTCCTGGCTTTAGGATTGCAGCTTGTGCTAGTATCACACTCATTAGATGATATAGCGCCACAGACTTTATTATCCATTAACCACTGAGATAAAGACTCTGGAGGCCTCCTTAGAAATACCGGTTTAAGCTTTGGATGCCTCCTTAGCAATACCTGTTTTCTCTTAGAGTGATTAACACGGAAAGCTTCTTGTGCAGTGCCTATTTTGTGAAAATCAATCCTTTGGTCAGTTCCTCCATTAGATGAAGTTGAGATCGGAATATCAATTTCTGATCCACCAGCTGATTCGGGCTGAAATATTTCACAATTTACATTTTCACGTCCTTGCTTGACATTGACTAATTTCTTTGATTTCCCATCTTGCTTAGAATGGGTATGCTTATTAGTACATTGCTGTTGCATCGCGTTTAACTCGGGCTTTTCAGATTGATAAGCTTGGGAAGCGTCTTCTGCATTGCCAAAAGTCCCCAGCCAGATTCTTTTCTTAGTGATGGGGTTTGTAATCTCAGTGTTATATTTTcctctcttgtttttcttgtgaaCCCCATCGATACGTGCTGTTTCATGGATTCTTTTACTCGTCTTATTTCCCAGCTTGCTTAATTTCTCATTCTCAAACTCAGACTTCTTGGAGAAATAAGCTTGTGAAGCCTCTTCTATAGTGTCAAAAGTGCCCAACCATATTTTCTTATGTCTAATTTGGTCTGTAATCACAGCAGCATATCTCCCGTTCTTTTGCCTTCGAATTCCAATTAAGCTTATCTTGGCTTTAGAGTTGCAGCTTCTGTTAGCTTCCTGTGTTTTCAGCCAGATTTAATAAAACggcaaaatttttatatctTCAGGCCAAGTAACAAATCAGAGTAGAAAATCACAAGGATTTCAGTCTCCAAAATGGGAATAGAAAATCACTAAGATTTTAGTCTCTCAAAAATAGAAAGTAAGATGGatacaaaaaatattaacataaaGATTTAATTTAATTCCGAACCTACAGAATTCACTATGTATCCTTAAAGAATTTAATCCCCTCATTATTGCCCAAGGTTTAAGAAATTCCTCCCGCGATAGACCAAATTAAACTGTTCTATAATAGCGGCACTTCAAATTACTTTATTTCGAAATTAATGCAGAAAAAAGAGGGAAGGAGAATGATTTCAGTGTTCCAGCGTGTAAATTTTGAGGCTTACCTCTGAATTTATGGACAATGGTAGGTGTATGTTCAAAAAATTAGGTGTCTTATTAGGAAAGGCACCTGCCTTTCAGTAAAATAATTGGGAAAATTACAGCCCAATACCTTTGGGTGATTGCcagcaaatgtataggttttgtatatttatacctaaatatacatatatacatacgatatacatatactatacatataatattcATATACTATACTATTCCCCGGACatcgcgcatagcgggagctaaGTGGATTGGCTGCCCTTCTGTACTATGCgtatattattcatataagtgcatagattttatatatttggGCTACTGCTAGTAATTAAATTTGGCCGAAGGGACATAAACTAAAGAATCCCAAAATAATTTCCTTTAGGAGGAAAAAACGTGAGGAATAAAAccttcatttcccattcacataaaaaaaaaaaaaaaaaacccaacagCTTGTACTAGCGTTACACACTTCAGATGATAAAAAAGATGATTCTGTGCCATGACCATTAGACATTAAACATGAGAAGAAGATTCGAGTTACTAATTTCTCAAGTTAGTCCATGTTGATGTTAGAGTGAAATGCCTCtctaataaatatattattctCCATGGGATTGTGTTGAAAAGGAGTAATAAGACTTTACCTTATCAACAAAAATCTCTGACTGCTGCTTAAGCTCAATATTTGGGTCGGAGTCTACCATTTGGGTCATCTTGCTTTGCAAGTACTCCTcattgatcaatttccatggcgATTAttttatagaatgaaaatacaTTTAATTGGATGATGCTTTTGTTTGGTGAGATGAAAGAGGGAAACTGGGGTTTTTTGGAATTCGAAACGAGAGAGCACTTTGTGACACATATCAAAATGCATGCAGACCAAtaattcctctcttccaaacattttttttttttttttttttgcttttgggATTCAAACTACTTAATATTAATGATGCATTTAAAATCTTatagttttttgaaataaaattatattccaTCAGGATTAAAAAGAGCGTTCACTTAATCATTTACACAacccttaagaaaataatattgaCTCCTAGAAAAACCACTACCtctaattaaataagtattggattTGATTACATAGCACTTAATATGGacaaatctggaaaaataatgtaaattctttcttgatttgataagtggataCTCTTTAtgactcaagaaaaaaagactaagtggacactctttttgatccgagGGAGTAGTATAATGAAAGCTAAGTACTGCTCTATATTACTCCCTTTGTGCCAATTTATGTGGCAGTTTCCGAAAATCGAGATTCAAACTAGTTTTCTTTGaccataattttttaatatgccATTTAAATATCTTGAATTTTCAATTATtgtaacttatagtactttttaagtagtttttgatatataaattttatttttaaaaacataaagaTTTTGTGTCAAAATTCACgatcaaaattaagaagtttgactctTGAAATCAGAACAATGCCAGATAAATTAAGACAGAGAGAATattacaataattaataattttaaaagcatATACAAAATTGCAGTAAAAACATAAtttatttgagtcattaaattcGAATAccgtcatataaattgagatggagggaaTGGTATTTTGCAACACCCCTCTCGCTTGTAGGCAAGCCACTTGACGCGTTGCTCGTGATCATTTCTCTACTAtttggtaaatatttatttatatcggatgtttacaccaaatcaattATACTTTACCATGATTACATAATTTAAAGGAGTACAGATATACTtcaatgaacaacaacaacaataacatatataGTGTAATCCTATACGCAGCCTTACCCTAACcttgaaaaggtaaaaaaattgttttcgaTATACCCTCGGCTTAAGTAAAACATAGcaaaaatcaaatatgtaaAGCAAGtacaatagaaaaaaaaaaaaacacttgaaACAGCTGACagaatctttttaaaaaaatatataataataaataagccATATTGAAACAATGAAGAAGAGAATCGTAGTAAGAACACTTCAATTAATcatgcttaaaaatatatatgcaaaCAAATATCACGtagtatttattaatttgatGTAAGCATCCAGCGCTAATAAGCTTTTACCCTACTTTTAGTGTTTCGATGTTATCCTTTCACTATTTAATAGCTATATATTTTATTCTGGTTGATTGGGCATATTTCGAAGTAATATTACGCATGAAATAGATCGTAATTTCCTTGAACGTGTGAGGTTCGTTCTACAGAAGGCTTACAAAAGATCTGTCAAAGATAGGGGTGGCAATGGTACGGTTCGGGcgattattttataaaatttataccatatcaattttttggttattttattttatataactAAAATTTGACTTTTTGAAACCGTCCCACCATCTCGGTTTTTCTTCTGTATCGGTACGATTCGGTTaatttttcagtattttataaaaaaagggTCATATAAAAGTTGCAAGTAGAAGTTGTACACGATATCATGCATACTTTTAAGACTTTGAAAAACTCTTTAgctattttattgtttaaaAGGTGAAgaattaagaaaacatgaatgACAAGAATAGAGATCCGTCCCACTAATATTAAAGACAAAAAATTTAGATCACACGAGCGAGAAGTAATCAATCAAGATGAGACACAAGACCGAGTTCAATAAGATTCGATATCcaataaaagaatttaaatcATACGAGAGTAAAGATATCTAATACCTTGTAGCTTGCTACTCAAAGATCGTTGGAATAACTTGTAACTTAGTGGTTACTACTCGAGGTGCTACACTAATTCAGTTTCAATAGGGGTAACATAACAGGTTTTGGAGTTGGGACTTTAATGTTAATTACTTGTTGCCGACTTGTAGTCATTCCATCACCCCAGGCACAAGGCGAAAAATTTAATGTTATTAATTTTAAActcaatatataaaatatattttacacataaatgtattcggtatggttcgggattttttcggtttatttttgtaaaataaaaaacctacCCAATTCTTCGGTACGGTTAAACATTCATAGAAAAACCgtcgattttattaaaaaatcctAATAATCGGTTCGGTACAATTCGGTTCGATCGGTTAAATCGGTTTTCACAAAGCCATTGAAACCCCTAGACTCAAAGATTAGAACACAACTTTGCAACCTCTTAATAAAGAATGTGGCATTATATTTCGATAGAGAAAGCCTTGCAAGGATAATCATTACAAATTGTAATTTACAATATCCTCATTTTCTTACATTTATGTTAAATATCAACTGAATTACACTTGGTATGTATTCCTTGATTTGAAACATGCATTGGGTGTAAATAAGTGATAATTGAATCATTAATATTTATAGCTCCTCATCCAGAGTTGCAGCCATCACGGGGATGTAGCTCAGATGGTAGAGCGCTCGCTTAGCATGCGAGAGGTACGGGGATCGATACCCGCATCTCCACAACTTTTGCTTGCCATACTTTTTGCTTCTATTGGGGCCAATTGAAAATTGGTCCAATTGACACCGAAGTAACTAATTGCACGGTCTGTCCTTCAAATGAACTGGTCTTAAATATTTGTCCTTCGAATGGGCTGGTctctaatttttgtcctttaaaatcgaacttatgtccAATGGGGCATAAGTTATTTAAGAATATTGGACATAATTTGCGAATATTATAATGCGTAATTTGTATTCCtttaggcataagttcgattttgaagtaCATAAATTAAAAGACCAGCTCAGTTGAAGATCAAAAATTAAAGGAAACACAAATAGCTATCTTTTAATAGGCTTTCTAACTTATATAAACTTcttacaagttgaagatttacaATTCGTACAAGAGTATATTTCGGTTGTATCTtcgcatttttgaaatacagaaaaatacaaataaatacgTAAATACAAAACACGTTAGAGTAAATTTAGGCTCtatttttggaacatatttttttaaaaaaaattctaagagaaaaaataggctatatttttttaacataatattcttttcctttttaaatagtaattcaaattaaatcaaccatatttcacacAAATCACTGAAAAGTAAAATCAGGCCCTATTGATGGAacagtttttttaaaaaaaaaattatgggattCAATTTAAAACTTTCAATAAATCACGCATAGCGGTTGTTCTTCCATAAAAGCTTACAAAtctctctcaacttttatcacaatcaaaactttttgaattcaaacacTACtaaagatataaaaacttccaaatacagaaaaatatacactgaaatataataaaatatggttgattatttaagaaatataaagttgtagtatgcgtatatacaatgaaatatatcagtggaaacaatttcataaattagaaatacaaaatgcaggaatacattgaaatacaaataaatacaaAGTTGTGAAAACAAAGTgtagtaaaaataggctctatatttggaaaattcactatatttacaccaaaaaagataaatacattgaaatacaacaAATAATATACCGAAATACACCGAAATATACCGAAAATTAGATATATTGTTTGTTAATACATGAATACACCGAAATATAAcgaaacattttatcaaacacttggcaTGACTCTcacaactctcatcaatggtgttCTCACGGGAAAGAAGCGAGTCGTCTCATTGCCACAAAAAGAACGTTATTCGAAGATTGCCTTACATTTGAGGTCGGAGTCGGCAGAAGGAGTGGTGGCATATCAtgccaattttaaaaaaatccaaagTCCTTGACATCTAGTCAAGCCAAGTTTTCTAGCTTCAAATTCAGATGAATTTTGTCCCTTAATTTTGGGTATGTACTACAAAAACTAGATGCGAGAGAGTGTTACGAACAATCCAAGTAGTAAAGTCTTGTTGATTTTGAGATAATGAACAAAGACTTTCAATTGGACTAGTTAATAAAGCTTCACTCCGTCGTCCTTCACCGTTGTTGGAACTCTTTTTTTCGTCGACCATGGCTGCTGCTACTACTGTAGGATTCTTCTGATTtgtaagagaaaatgagatctaGAGTAGGTGATGgaacaaagagagaaagagggatgagggagaaaataaatttggtaggtgagagaaaatcaatttaaaagacTGGAGATGGAATGAGAGAAAGAGGGGTGAGGAAAAAATAGATTTGATAGGTAGAGAAAAgtattgggaaaaaaaatgggtaaGTGGGAAAAgaccttattttaaaaaaatacaatgGAAGCATAAAAACAGGTTATAGatggtaatttgataaataattaagctaccaaaaataattcaaaaaaagatagctattactaataaataagtTTTAAAGGTAGTTATGGGctgtaaatttttcaaaattaaaaggCCAGCCACAAAATAggaacaaaagtgcaaatgacccatagTAGCTAGTGAAGCCCATCTAACCAAAGACTGGaccaagaaaaaggaagaaatccACGCCCATTAACTACTTTGTATATTAAATTTCATATTCAATCTCATATCCTTTTAGTAACAATTAAATCGTGGTTTCGCGTACTCTTTTTAATAtcttttggttttctttttgCTAGTTAAGTATGTCAATGGCTCTCATCAAATACATTTTCTTAATTGCGAACTGGAAAACTGTGTCACCCTACTAGTGTGTAAAACACGGAGGAAACATACATTACATTGAAAAATAATGTATTTTCATATTAAATTATTGACACCATAAATTGTTAAATTTTTTATGGGGAATTTACATGGTTTATAGAACACTTAAATAGGTATTTGTATTTAGTAACTAtactttattttaattacatctCATAGCTAAATGTTGTATTTCAATTACACATAGTAACTAATACCTCTAAACATACAGTTCCCTCAAAATCATTCCACTGTATCAATCTTTTCCTCAAcctttctctcttctccctcaactctctcttctttttccctCTCTTCTCCCTCGGCCAGCCACCGTCCATCTCTGTTGCCGCCATCAACCAATCCATCTTTCTCCGAGCAAAAAAGAGTAGCAATGAGAAAAGGTGTAgccgcctctctctctctctctctctctctctctctcatctattttctcatatctgagCGAGCAGTCGCCTTTGTCAATAAAATTGGCCCAATTTTTGTTTGAACACCCAACATGATTTACCGAGAAATTGAATCAATTAACAATCGGATACATTATCATCTGTCACAATTACGTAGATAGTGCATCTAGCATTTGAGGAGAAGAGAATTTGCAGATTGAAAATTAGAATTTTTTATGAATATATTGTCGATGAATCTGTTAAATCAAATAATTCAGTAAACCTTTGACTTTCTTTAACAGTTATTAAGCGGGAAGGACCAATTTCCTCTGTGTTCTGGCAATTTTATACGTCTGTTCAAGGGTAACTGGGAATAGTGATTGTCATTTTTCCATCAATTATTTAACAAcctttaattatattttaattaacaaGACATTGTTCCATCAACCAGTCCATTTTCTCATATCAGAGCGAGCAGTCGCCGCCGGTCGCCACCATCAACCACTCCATCTTTTCCTCAGTCGCCACCATCAACCACTCAGATCTGAGCGAGCAAccgcttctctctctcttcctttttctcAAATCTAGCGAGTATCTCAGATATGTATTTTTCGCCTGTATTTCGAAGGAGatctttttgtatacaaatgaatacagtgaatttgAGTACAACTGAAtatctttgtattttttttttttggcatttatgttgtttgaatacaaccgaatttaaatacaataagttgaatacaatgtaaaagtagTTACGAACAAATACAACCGAATTGACTACATCctaattctttttatatacaatgaatttaaatatagatggatatccttatgttttttttttttcatttatgttATTTGAATACAACCAAATTTAAATACATTAAGTTGAATACACGTAAATACAATCGAATTGAAATACAGCCGAATTGGAATATAGCGAAATACAGTCGAATTTGAATACACGTTACTATAgttacgaaatgtaattagcaaAAGTATGGCTATGCCTAAAAAAACCCGAAAGTGTAGTCATTTGTGTAAGTTGCCCATTTTTTATACTGTCTTTCAAGGAAAGTTACGTTGTAGTCTCACAGTAAATGGAATTTGTGGTGCATATGAGATCAACAAGAGCGGAGGAGTCAAGTATGTCAACATCTCTCATCAAATACATTTTCTTAATTGCGAAATGGAAAACTGTGTCACCCGACTAGTGAGTAAAACGCGTAGGAAACGGATAattatattgaaaaataatgtattttcatagaaatttaaataattgacaccataaattgttaaattttttataccGTCTTTCAAGGAAAGTTACGTTTTAGTGTCATTGTAAATGGAATTTGTGGTGCGTATGAGATCAACAAGAGCAGAGGAGCTGAGCTAGAGTGCTACGCAGTAGTTTAGGTTTAAATCCTATATCTGTCTTAAGAAATCTGTAATAATTGAGAGAttcctattttattttcagtttaTGTATTTAGTGTCTTAAGTTTGTCTAATGTCGTTTGagtcctttttatttattttttagttgcCGCGTGGTGGGTTGGTTAGATTATTTTAGGTCATGTTAAATACTTTGTATTTGCATTTTATCAGGTGATGTTGGATGAAAATATtatcttttttccctttctctccctctccctcttttctttctttttctccattgtTGAGCTCAACGAAGCTCTTCATATGTTACAAATGGATCAT
It includes:
- the LOC132069478 gene encoding uncharacterized protein LOC132069478, which gives rise to MTQMVDSDPNIELKQQSEIFVDKEANRSCNSKAKISLIGIRRQKNGRYAAVITDQIRHKKIWLGTFDTIEEASQAYFSKKSEFENEKLSKLGNKTSKRIHETARIDGVHKKNKRGKYNTEITNPITKKRIWLGTFGNAEDASQAYQSEKPELNAMQQQCTNKHTHSKQDGKSKKLVNVKQGRENVNCEIFQPESAGGSEIDIPISTSSNGGTDQRIDFHKIGTAQEAFRVNHSKRKQVLLRRHPKLKPVFLRRPPESLSQWLMDNKVCGAISSNECDTSTSCNPKARRSLIGIQRQKNGRYAARITDRIKHKEVWLGTFDTVEEASQAYFSKKSEFEKLSQGNKEKQLKKTCDQIQQPELPSVVEILNTASWGRRKKRTDSQGKEPGSSQETSCLMTNVHGTKSSDMCNTTTSCDPKAKRSLIGIRKLKSGRYGAVITDRIKHKEVWLGTFDTIEEASQAYFSKKSEFEKLSQQGNKDNKQKENLDQIQQPESSPVAASFSNMANHQTLDTASGSGRDNRIDSHKTKAHIIGAHKSKIAGKYRSRITNPITKKKISLGTFDTAEEASQAYHSKKLEFQKLVKAKQQQCSNEQTHSKIDGKSEKVVNVKQGDENVNCELESIGGSPEIAVLISNSSNGGTEQMVDFHKIVTAEEDSKKFDLQTSKKDELQSDMTTDSSVGEKQEGQEDDEDLWIGGWVQLPGNREVKFSLKLGLPIIDNYGYLLGELSSLDDLSIR